A genomic stretch from Salarias fasciatus chromosome 10, fSalaFa1.1, whole genome shotgun sequence includes:
- the ggnbp2 gene encoding gametogenetin-binding protein 2 isoform X2: MARLVAVCREGEEDYKFQARQIPLFIDDTITMVMEFSESGLDVDSQEVNTSHWKRFCEQYSKLKYQDLNMALMVTSREVYGALSQLVPCVGCRRSVERLFSHLVESGNPALEPLTVKPSGILSVTKTCLADVKKLYSLFYVHGSKLNEMIDAIPKSKKNKRCQLHSLDTHKPKPLGGSWMDVLELMSPACRDEVVVIDSACLLETLETYLRKHRFCTDCKGKVLRAYNILIGEVDSSKEKGYYAALYEGLCCCPHERHIHVWSDTEFLAQLLSRAEPEFAGGYERRERHAKTIDIAQEEVLTCVGIHLYERLHKIWQKLRAEEQTWQILFHLGIDALRKSFEMAVEKMQGISRLEQFVEELSEEERAKELKQEKKRQKRKNRRKNKCGFDVSEQEGEGKDKNLDEGSLECQEGSCKTCGSHHDEEEDEEEAGCEESIAINVPTSCSCPENTKQDLSGHGNASDYGYSSFSETCTPEGSDVACSEGICNHEAGDDPNVQHCAEDEEKVELPSCLDCWSQPEENTQCKSKKKKKKSKAFCSNQEEKTDCFKSEGKAKDHVATSTHSCRTKEIFSSLRGDKLAGIALRLPWTTHQKKLSPPEENKSLEELLDDVEVTSDEENCLSQDEIQAFREKNRSFYNNRHQYRQLLKEKFTDYCRATERSKPVCGKRFTTAFANELQ, from the exons ATGGCACGTCTGGTAGCAGTTtgcagggagggggaggaagactACAAATTCCAGGCCAGGCAGATTCCCCTGTTTATCGACGACACCATCACG ATGGTGATGGAGTTTTCAGAAAGCGGTCTGGATGTTGACAGCCAGGAAGTAAACACTTCCCATTGGAAACGGTTTTGTGAG CAATATTCCAAGCTGAAGTACCAGGACTTGAATATGGCTCTGATGGTGACATCCAGAGAGGTGTACGGTGCGTTATCTCAGCTGGTGCCATGTGTGGGCTGTCGACGGAGTGTGGAGCGGCTCTTCTCGCATTTAGTGGAGTCGGGGAACCCAGCTCTGGAGCCTCTCACTGTGAAACCCTCAGGCATCCTCTCTGTCACAAAGACATGTTTGGCTGACGTGAAGAAGCTCTACTCCCTCTTCTACGTCCATGG cTCAAAATTGAATGAGATGATTGATGCCATtccaaaaagtaaaaagaacaaACGTTGCCAGTTGCACTCTTTAGATACACACAAACCGAAACCACTGGG CGGAAGCTGGATGGACGTGCTGGAGCTGATGTCTCCAGCGTGCAGGGATGAGGTGGTCGTCATTGATAGTGCCTGTCTTCTCGAGACACTGGAGACATACTTGCGCAAACACAG GTTTTGCACCGACTGCAAAGGCAAAGTCCTGAGAGCGTATAACATCCTGATCGGAGAGGTGGATTCCAGTAAAGAGAAGGGATACTACGCTGCCTTGTACGAAGGACTGTGCTGCTGTCCTCACGAGCGTCACATCCACGTGTGGTCAGATACAGAGTTCCTGGCTCAGCTCCTTAGCAGGGCAGAGCCCGAGTTTGCAGGAGGATACGA GCGCAGAGAAAGACATGCGAAGACTATTGACATCGCACAAGAGGAAGTGCTGACCTGTGTGGGAATTCATTTGTATGAGCGGCTGCACAAAATCTGGCAGAAGCTGCGAGCGGAGGAGCAGACCTGGCAGATACTGTTCCATCTAGGAATCGACGCTCTCCGCAAAAGTTTTGAG ATGGCCGTGGAGAAGATGCAGGGGATCAGTCGGCTGGAGCAGTTTGTGGAGGagctgtctgaggaggagagagccaaagagctgaagcaggagaaaaaaCGGCAAAAGCGGAAAAATCGGCGTAAAAACAAGTGTGGCTTTGACGTGTCTGAACAGGAGGGAGAGGGCAAGGACAAAAATCTGGACGAG GGATCTCTTGAGTGTCAGGAGGGCAGCTGCAAGACCTGCGGAAGCCACcacgatgaagaggaggacgaagaggaggccGGCTGTGAAGAGAGCATCGCCATAAATGTCCCCACATCCTGCAGCTGTCCAGAGAACACCAAACAAG ATTTGTCCGGTCACGGCAACGCAAGCGACTATGGCTACTCCTCATTCAGCGAGACATGTACTCCAGAGGGCTCTGACGTCGCCTGCTCCGAGGGGATCTGCAACCACGAAGCAG GAGATGATCCAAATGTCCAGCACTGCGCCGAAGACGAGGAGAAGGTTGAACTGCCCAGCTGCTTGGACTGCTGGTCACAACCTGAGGAAAACACTCAGTGCAAgagtaaaaagaagaaaaagaagagcaagGCTTTCTGCAGCAACCAG gaggagaaaactgACTGTTTCAAGTCGGAGGGGAAAGCAAAAGACCACGTTGCgacatccacacacagctgtcGAACCAAAGAAATCTTTTCCTCTTTACGTGGTGACAAGCTTGCCGGTATCGCACTGCGGTTGCCATGGACGACACATCAAAAGAAGCTCAGCCctccagaggaaaacaaaagtcTGGAGGAACTTCTG gATGATGTTGAAGTCACCTCAGATGAAGAGAATTGTCTCTCACAGGATGAGATCCAGGCGTTTCGAGAAAAAAATCGGTCCTTCTACAACAACCGCCACCAGTACCGACAGCTTCTGAAGGAGAAATTCACCGACTACTGCCGTGCCACCGAGAGAAGCAAGCCGGTCTGTGGGAAACGGTTCACCACAGCCTTCGCCAATGAACTGCAATAA
- the ggnbp2 gene encoding gametogenetin-binding protein 2 isoform X1 — MARLVAVCREGEEDYKFQARQIPLFIDDTITMVMEFSESGLDVDSQEVNTSHWKRFCEQYSKLKYQDLNMALMVTSREVYGALSQLVPCVGCRRSVERLFSHLVESGNPALEPLTVKPSGILSVTKTCLADVKKLYSLFYVHGSKLNEMIDAIPKSKKNKRCQLHSLDTHKPKPLGGSWMDVLELMSPACRDEVVVIDSACLLETLETYLRKHRFCTDCKGKVLRAYNILIGEVDSSKEKGYYAALYEGLCCCPHERHIHVWSDTEFLAQLLSRAEPEFAGGYERRERHAKTIDIAQEEVLTCVGIHLYERLHKIWQKLRAEEQTWQILFHLGIDALRKSFEMAVEKMQGISRLEQFVEELSEEERAKELKQEKKRQKRKNRRKNKCGFDVSEQEGEGKDKNLDEGSLECQEGSCKTCGSHHDEEEDEEEAGCEESIAINVPTSCSCPENTKQDLSGHGNASDYGYSSFSETCTPEGSDVACSEGICNHEAEGDDPNVQHCAEDEEKVELPSCLDCWSQPEENTQCKSKKKKKKSKAFCSNQEEKTDCFKSEGKAKDHVATSTHSCRTKEIFSSLRGDKLAGIALRLPWTTHQKKLSPPEENKSLEELLDDVEVTSDEENCLSQDEIQAFREKNRSFYNNRHQYRQLLKEKFTDYCRATERSKPVCGKRFTTAFANELQ; from the exons ATGGCACGTCTGGTAGCAGTTtgcagggagggggaggaagactACAAATTCCAGGCCAGGCAGATTCCCCTGTTTATCGACGACACCATCACG ATGGTGATGGAGTTTTCAGAAAGCGGTCTGGATGTTGACAGCCAGGAAGTAAACACTTCCCATTGGAAACGGTTTTGTGAG CAATATTCCAAGCTGAAGTACCAGGACTTGAATATGGCTCTGATGGTGACATCCAGAGAGGTGTACGGTGCGTTATCTCAGCTGGTGCCATGTGTGGGCTGTCGACGGAGTGTGGAGCGGCTCTTCTCGCATTTAGTGGAGTCGGGGAACCCAGCTCTGGAGCCTCTCACTGTGAAACCCTCAGGCATCCTCTCTGTCACAAAGACATGTTTGGCTGACGTGAAGAAGCTCTACTCCCTCTTCTACGTCCATGG cTCAAAATTGAATGAGATGATTGATGCCATtccaaaaagtaaaaagaacaaACGTTGCCAGTTGCACTCTTTAGATACACACAAACCGAAACCACTGGG CGGAAGCTGGATGGACGTGCTGGAGCTGATGTCTCCAGCGTGCAGGGATGAGGTGGTCGTCATTGATAGTGCCTGTCTTCTCGAGACACTGGAGACATACTTGCGCAAACACAG GTTTTGCACCGACTGCAAAGGCAAAGTCCTGAGAGCGTATAACATCCTGATCGGAGAGGTGGATTCCAGTAAAGAGAAGGGATACTACGCTGCCTTGTACGAAGGACTGTGCTGCTGTCCTCACGAGCGTCACATCCACGTGTGGTCAGATACAGAGTTCCTGGCTCAGCTCCTTAGCAGGGCAGAGCCCGAGTTTGCAGGAGGATACGA GCGCAGAGAAAGACATGCGAAGACTATTGACATCGCACAAGAGGAAGTGCTGACCTGTGTGGGAATTCATTTGTATGAGCGGCTGCACAAAATCTGGCAGAAGCTGCGAGCGGAGGAGCAGACCTGGCAGATACTGTTCCATCTAGGAATCGACGCTCTCCGCAAAAGTTTTGAG ATGGCCGTGGAGAAGATGCAGGGGATCAGTCGGCTGGAGCAGTTTGTGGAGGagctgtctgaggaggagagagccaaagagctgaagcaggagaaaaaaCGGCAAAAGCGGAAAAATCGGCGTAAAAACAAGTGTGGCTTTGACGTGTCTGAACAGGAGGGAGAGGGCAAGGACAAAAATCTGGACGAG GGATCTCTTGAGTGTCAGGAGGGCAGCTGCAAGACCTGCGGAAGCCACcacgatgaagaggaggacgaagaggaggccGGCTGTGAAGAGAGCATCGCCATAAATGTCCCCACATCCTGCAGCTGTCCAGAGAACACCAAACAAG ATTTGTCCGGTCACGGCAACGCAAGCGACTATGGCTACTCCTCATTCAGCGAGACATGTACTCCAGAGGGCTCTGACGTCGCCTGCTCCGAGGGGATCTGCAACCACGAAGCAG AAGGAGATGATCCAAATGTCCAGCACTGCGCCGAAGACGAGGAGAAGGTTGAACTGCCCAGCTGCTTGGACTGCTGGTCACAACCTGAGGAAAACACTCAGTGCAAgagtaaaaagaagaaaaagaagagcaagGCTTTCTGCAGCAACCAG gaggagaaaactgACTGTTTCAAGTCGGAGGGGAAAGCAAAAGACCACGTTGCgacatccacacacagctgtcGAACCAAAGAAATCTTTTCCTCTTTACGTGGTGACAAGCTTGCCGGTATCGCACTGCGGTTGCCATGGACGACACATCAAAAGAAGCTCAGCCctccagaggaaaacaaaagtcTGGAGGAACTTCTG gATGATGTTGAAGTCACCTCAGATGAAGAGAATTGTCTCTCACAGGATGAGATCCAGGCGTTTCGAGAAAAAAATCGGTCCTTCTACAACAACCGCCACCAGTACCGACAGCTTCTGAAGGAGAAATTCACCGACTACTGCCGTGCCACCGAGAGAAGCAAGCCGGTCTGTGGGAAACGGTTCACCACAGCCTTCGCCAATGAACTGCAATAA
- the dhrs11a gene encoding dehydrogenase/reductase SDR family member 11a has product MERWKGRVALVTGASVGIGAAVARALVQQGMRVVGCARNVDKIEKLAAECQSAGYSGTLIPYKCDLSNEEEILSMFSAIKTLHKGVDVCINNAGLAHNEPLLSGKTEGWRNMIDVNILALSICTREAYKSMKERNVDDGHIININSMSGHRVLPNADVHFYSATKYAVTALTEGIRQELREANTHIRATCISPGLVETEFAFRLHNSDPEKAASVYESIKCLKAEDIASAVTYVLSAPPHVQIGDVQMRPVEQVS; this is encoded by the exons ATGGAGCGGTGGAAAGGCAGAGTGGCCCTGGTGACCGGAGCCTCGGTGGGAATTGGAGCGGCAGTAGCCCGGGCACTGGTCCAGCAAGGCATGAGGGTGGTGGGCTGTGCCAGGAATGTGGACAAAATAGAG aaactgGCGGCAGAATGCCAGAGTGCGGGCTACAGCGGCACGCTCATCCCTTACAAGTGCGACCTGTCGAACGAGGAGGAGATCCTGTCCATGTTCTCGGCCATCAAGACGCTGCACAAGGGCGTGGACGTCTGCATCAACAACGCCGGCCTGGCCCACAACGAGCCGCTGCTCAGCGGAAAGACGGAGGGCTGGAGGAACATGATCGAT GTGAATATCTTAGCCTTGTCTATCTGCACCCGCGAGGCTTACAAATCAATGAAGGAGAGGAACGTGGACGATGGCCACATCATCAATATTAACAG TATGAGTGGGCACAGAGTGCTGCCGAATGCCGACGTGCATTTCTACTCCGCCACCAAATACGCCGTGACTGCGCTGACTGAGGGGATCCGGCAAGAGCTGCGAGAGGCGAACACCCACATCAGAGCCACG TGTATATCTCCCGGACTCGTGGAGACTGAATTCGCCTTCCGGCTGCACAACAGCGATCCAGAGAAAGCAGCGTCGGTGTACGAGAGCATCAAA tgtttgaaaGCAGAAGACATAGCCAGTGCCGTCACATATGTCCTCAGcgctcctcctcatgtccag ATCGGAGACGTGCAGATGAGGCCCGTGGAGCAGGTGTCATAG